CAACTTTAGGTCTTCCAAATATTGCTTTAGCACGTGGGTATTCGCTAATTAATTTTAATCTATATGTTTCTTTTTTGCATTGTAAAGAAAATCGGATTTTCTTTACACGTTTTTTTAATACGTAAAGGAATTTGAGATTGGTTTACAGGAGGTTTGTTTGTTGATGGATGCTGGATGGTGGGTGGCGGGTTGAATTTTGAGTTATGATTGTGTTCATTATTATAGACTGTTCAGTGACAATGAACATTGAAATATAATGAACAGAAAAATTGGAGCGGGATATTAGTTTACGGAGGAAACATACTATTATCGGTATTCAGTGGCCCGGACTTCTGTGCATCCGGAAGTAAATTCGGAATATCCTCCCTTGGCCAGGTTCAATTACCTTTTCATTATTCAGTGATCAGTTGGCTTGTAGAGAGTATAAAAGTTGGCCCTGGATATATCCGTTTGCTTCGAGCTTGGTTCATCTCCTTCTTGTCTGCCGGTAGTGCTCATTCCTCCTGCTACTGAGGCTAACACCACATTTTGGAAGTGCCGAAATCTCTATAGAGATAGGTTATCTTGAGAGCTATCGCGGCGAAGTTCAAAACGTTGATCTACCCGTAATCGTGATGGGAAACTTTGGAAGAAATTGGATATGATATTAAATTTAGTTTAATAAACTAAATTTTTTATTGAATAATATTTTCAGTAGAATAAAAATATCGAGCTGTTACCCATTCTTTTTAAATTTTAAGCCAATCTTAAGAAATACCAAATCCAATCTTAATTAATAATTGCAACTTTTACTGGGTAAATGAATTGATGCTATCAAGTAGTTGGTTTATGGTCAAACCAGGTTTCAGGTCGAGAATTTGACGTTTTGATACGTATAAGGTGAAGTTTCAAACAAAAAAAGACATTTTATGTCAGAAAATAGGCGAATAAAACGTGCCAAAGGGAAAAGCAAGGTAGAGGCTGTAAAGTGCAGTATTACCAAGAAAGATAAAATAGTTTGGTTTATTATTCTAATCGCCATTATCATTTTAATCTGCTTTTTACTGTTCTTAATTTTCCTAAAGTACTTTATAGTTCTCTAGTCGAGGATTCACCGTGCATGTTGGTTAAATAAAAAGTAATATCTATAAATTTTCCAAAAGTGATTTTTGTCACATTACTAGCCAAAGCCCTGTTGTATATTTACGATAATAGCTATAAAATTTCAAGATGTCAGAATTAGCAGATGACTATTTAGACAATCATTACATACACCGCAGCAATTGGTTAAGGGCAGCGGTCCTTGGAGCAAACGACGGGATCCTCTCAACGGCAAGTCTCGCAATAGGTGTTGCCGCCGCAAGTGATTTTAGAGAGCCCGTTATATTGGCAACGGTAGCCGGATTGGTGGCCGGTGCTTTATCTATGGCCGCGGGAGAATATGTTTCTGTGAGTTCACAAACGGATATTGAAACAGCGGATATTGAGAGGGAAAGAAAAGAATTGGAGGAAATGCCCGAAATTGAATTGCAACGCCTCGCAGAAATTTATGAAAAAAGAGGGTTAAAGAAGCAAACCGCCCTGACCGTTGCCAAAGAACTCACGGAAAAGGACGCCCTCGCCGCCCACGTTCGGGATGAGCTGGGTATTAATGAAATTAGTCAGGCCAACCCCATACAAGCCGCCCTTGCCTCTGGAGCTGCCTTTACGGCAGGAGGCGTGCTCCCGTTGTTGGTAGCATTATTTCTGCCATTTGAACACTTGGAATATTACCTCTACGGTTCTGCCATTTTATTCCTAATTATTTTAGGAGGCTTAGCTGCCAAAACAGGAGGCTCCAGTATTAAAAGGGCTGTAATTAGAATAACTTTCTGGGGTACTGTCGCAATGGGATTGACAGCATTGGTGGGGTATTTGTTTAACGTGAATGTGGGATAAAAGACACACCGCGAGCCCTTATATGATATGAAAGGAGGCTCTGGAAAATATAAATACTCATGAAGAATAGAGATAGATATTTAATTTTGATTTTTCTGGTAATTGTGTTACCCATTTTTCTTTGGGGGTTAAGCTTCCCACAAACAACAATAAAGCACAATGCCTATCCAATTATTGTATATGGTAGTCAACTTTTCGCTGTAATTGGATTCTCCTTGTTCGCCTTTTCCTTTATGTTATCTACCCGGATTAAAGTGATAGAAAAATATTTTGGAGGGCTTGATAAGTTATATCGAATTCACCATACCATTGGTAAACTTGCCTTTTTTGCGTTGTTGATTCATCCTGTGGTGTTAGCAGTGAGATGGTTGCCAGACAACATCGCAAAAACGTTTTGGTATCTCTTGCCGGTCCATAGAAAGATGGAAATAAATTTGAGCAGTTGGGCATTGTTGGGATTGACCACATTATTGTTATTTACCTTGGTTATAAAACTACCTTATGACAAGTGGAAAATTACACACAAATTTATGGGCCTGATTTTTATTTTAGGTATTGTCCATGTGTTTGGGGTGGCTGGTTTTTATGAAGAAAAACCCTTGCTGGCAATTTACTTTATAATTATTTCTATTCTTGGGGTGTCCGCATTTATGTATAAAGCAATATTTCACAAGTGGGCGGTGAAAAAATATCCGTTCACAGTAGTAAAAATCGACAAGTTGGATGAGAGGACAATGGAAATTACCTTACGGAATGAATCTGCTGATTTCGATTATATTCCTGGACAGTTTTGTTTCTTCCAATTTGTCAACGAAGGGATTAGCATGGAATCGCATCCATTCACCATTTGTGGTTCTTCAAAGGAAGGAGAGATTAATATACTCGTTAAGTCTTTGGGAGACTATACCAATAATCTTTATAAAAAATTGACCCTGGACAGTATTGCCTTGGTTGAGGGACCTTATGGCTGTTTTGATTATAAATTAGGCAAAGAGAAGCAAATATGGATAGGCGGAGGGGTTGGAATAGCCCCCTTCATCAGTTGGTGTAGAGATTTAGAAAAGAATTCTATGCCAGGGCTGGAAGTTGAGTTATACTACTGCGTAAATAGTGAGGCAGAGGCCTTTCATCTACACGAATTCCAAAAGCTGGAAAAAGCACTGCCCAATTTTCGAGTTACATTATCGTGCTCAGATAAAAGCGGATTTTTAAAAGTAAGGGATATCGGGGACACCAAGAATAAGACCATTTTTATTTGCGGACCAAAGGAAATGAGGAGTGCGCTATTGAAAGATTTTAAGGGCCTTAAGATACCGAAGGAAAATATAATTTTTGAGGATTTTGATTTTATCTAGCTAAATTATTTTTTGGATGAGAGGTATTTTTCTTTTAATACTTTACTCCCAACGAAACACGCATAGGTTGCACAAGATAATATTATCTGAAAAAGAAAATAAACATTATTAAAAACAAACATCATGGAAAAAACAAAGTATTCTAAAATCTATCGAATAATCCATTGGGCGATAGCAGTTTCATTCCTACTGCTGTTGATTACGATTTTTTTGCGGTTAACATGGATGAACAAGTATAATGTGGCAGAAATCATACAAGATTATTTGAGTGGTACCGATCAGGTTTTAACTCAGGATCAACTCATTGCTCTGGCAAAAAAGATAAGACAGCCCATGTGGGATTGGCACATTTACGTTGGTTATGTATTGGTTGGATTATTTAGTATTCGTTTCATACTTCCTGCATTTGGACATATGCGAATCCAAAATCCTTTTGCTAAAAATCTATCCATAAAGGAGAAATTTCAAAAATGGACATATATCATTTTTTACCTCTGTGTGGTAACTTCATTAACTACCGGGCTTATAATTGAATTGGGTCCAAAGGAATTTAAAAAACCAATGGAAGAAATACATGTGCTGGGCCTTTATTACTTGATTGGATTTATTGTAATCCATATTTCAGGTGTACTTCTAGCTGAATTTACAGTCCATAAAGGAATAGTCTCGAAGATAGTGAGTGGCACTAAAAAGGAAGATTAGATAAGGGCAGAAGCAGGGTAGGTAAAAGAAAAAAGACAAAAGACTTACCAGCCGGCAGGTTCTAAGTTATATTGTGAAGTATTGTCACTTTTAAACTAGTTGAAACACATACCATGAAATATCAAATCACAGCCTCATCCACTTCAAATCAGGATGCTGTTATTCATATAAAACAGTCGGATATAGATTTTGGAACTACTTCAAAAACTGCTGAAACGCTGCCCAATCCAGCCGAATTATTCTTGGGAGCTTTTGCTGCGTGTATGTTGAAGAATGTTGAACGCTTTTCAGAGATGATGAAATTTTCCTATACAAAAGCTACTGTTGAAGTCAATGCAACACGCATTGAAAATCCGCCACGAATGGACGGTATAAGTTACAGTTTGACAATTTTCAGCAATGATAAAAAACTTAATACAGACCTACTTAAAAAGAACATTGAAAAGTTTGGAACCATCTATAATACAGTAAGATTGTCTTGTTCAATTTCAGGCACTATAAACACTATTAGCAATGTGTGATTGTTTTCGACACATTGCAGATTGGTAGATTTTAAACGAATAGCTATAAATGAATCATAAAATACAATGCTCTCTAAGACAAGAATACCGCCAAATGGTATTTGATAAATTTTAAGCCAATCTTAAGAAATACCAAATCTTAGCTTAATTTAGATTTATAACTTTTGTGAAACATTTTAGTATGGAATGTTTTATATATGTCTAATCTCTTAAAAATGAAAAAGATGAAAAAGGTTTTAAAAGTAATTCTGGTAATTGTAATTATGGCATTCATTGCGATTCAATTTATAAGGCCCGCAAAAAACTCAGGTGAAGAAATTGCCGCAAAACAAATTACAGCAAAGTATGAAGTACCCCAAGAGGTACAACAAATCCTAAAGGTTTCCTGTTACGATTGCCATAGTAATACCACCCATTATCCTTGGTATTCCAACATTCAACCTGTTGCCTGGTGGCTTGATGATCACATAGTAGAAGGTAAGGATGAACTGAACTTTTCTACCTTTATGGAGTATCCCGTCTGGCGACAATACAAGAAATTCAAGGAAATTGGGAAGGAAGTAAAAGATGGTGATATGCCAATGGAATCCTACACCTTCATTCATCGCGATGCAGTTATGAGTGCCGATCAAAAATCTTTGGTACAAACCTGGGTGGCAAATACAATGAAAGAAATGGAATCGGAATATCCAGCAAAAAGTCTGAAGAAACCTAAATAGGGTTTCAGGTTGCAGGTTTCATCCACCTTCGCTGAAGCTTCGGTGGACAAGGGTTGCAAGTTTCAGGTTTCAGGTTGCAAGTTTGTCCATGCCTAAATAGCATTGAACGTTGAGTATTAAACATTGAAAATTGAACATTGAAAATTGAGCATGAGAATTTTAATAGTAGAAGATGAACCCGGTATATACAACTTCCTCAAACAAGGCTTGGAGGAGGAGTCCTATGCCGTAGATATTGCAGAGGAAGGCAAGAAAGGCCTTCAATTGGCCCTTTCGGGGGAATATGATTTGTTGCTGTTGGATTGGATGGTGCCAGGGTTAAGCGGTATAGAAATCTGTCGCCAATTCAGAAAGGAGTTTAAAGATACCCCGGTCATTCTTTTAACTGCAAAAGATACGGTTGATGAAACCATCTTCGGACTTCAGGCGGGCGCCAACGATTATATAAAAAAACCTTTTCACTTTGAAGAGCTTTTGGAACGGATCAAGGTGCAACTGCGCCCTAAATCTGGGGAACATTCCATATTTAAACTTGGAAACATCATTCTTAACACCGCAACCCATCAAGTCCATAAAGACAAGGAAGAAATTAGTCTTACGCAAAAAGAGTTTGCACTTCTGGAATATCTTATTCGCAACAAGGGTATAGTCTGCCGAAGGTCCCGTATCATTGAAAGTGTTTGGGATATCCATTTTGAGTATAATACTGGAGTTATCGATGTATATATTAATGCCCTTCGTAAAAAATTAAAACTTGGAGAGGATGAAAACTATATCCAAACCGTTCGTGGAGTGGGCTATGTAGCAAAAGAAGTATGAAATTAAGTTTTAGAAATAGAATTGCTTTACATTATATGATAGCTACTGCCGTTATTATGGTCGTGGCGTTTATTGCTGTTTATTTTGTAGTGAAGGAAACGGTCTATCAAAATCTCGATGACGATTTGTCTTTTGAAGCTGAAAAGCATACAGGTGAAATTATAATTGTAGGAGATAGCATAAAGGTAAGAAACAAAAGAGAGTGGGAGGAGAGAGAACATCGGGATGTTCAGGTAAATCCAGTCTTTATTCAGATCCTGAATAAGAATGGCAAATTTATGGACAAATCGCCAAACCTTAAGGAAGATGTCCTAACCTTCAACCCACAACAAAACTACGGTGGCCATTTTAATGAAACATTGAACAGTATAGCCATTCGGCAAGTTCAGGTGCCTATTGAGGAAAACGGTAAAATTAAAGGTTTTATACTGGCCGCAATGTCATTGGAATCATCCAAGATGGTATTGCTTAGCCTGCGAAATGTTTTGATTATTTCCTATTTATTTCTTTTGGTGGGATTGTATTTTATGTCTAGATACCTGGCAGGACGGGGCATCATACCTGTAAAGATTATAACCGAAACCACAAAAAGGATTACAAAGAATAATTTGAATGAAAGGGTGGTTTTGCCCCAAAATAAAGACGAACTCTACGAATTGTCCTCCGGAATCAACCAGTTATTACAGCGTATTGAAAGCGCCATTGAGCGCGAGCGGCAATTTACTTCAGACGCTTCCCATGAACTGCGAACCCCTTTGGCCACATTAAAGGGCACACTTGAGGTATTGATCCGAAAACCAAGAGAGCGGTCGGAATATGAGGATAAAATTAAATTCAGTCTTACGGAAATAGACCGAATGACTGACACCTTGGAACAACTTTTACTGCTGGCAAGATTGGATACGAGCTCAAAAACAGTGGACCAATCCTTAGTTCCCTTACCCATGATAATTGACGAAATTCTTTCGAGACATAAAAGGCATATCTCACAAAATAAACTCAAAATAGACTCTCACAATGATCTTGCCTTAGAAATTTTGGTCCCCCAATATTACACCAACCTGATATTGGACAACATTATCGGCAATGCCGTAAAGTATTCCAGGGAGGCTTCCACCATACATATCAGTGTTTTTCTCCAGGATTCAAAAGTTGTTTGTAAGGTTCAAGATGAAGGGATAGGTATTAAAAAAGAGGATTTGAACAACTTGTTTAACCACTTTTTCAGGTCTGATGCCCTAAATCATAAGAGCATCTCTGGAACTGGCTTGGGACTTTCCATAGCCAAAAAGGCTGCTGATGCGATAAATGCAGAAATTCACGTGGAAAGTGAATTTGGTCTGGGAACTACTTTCACGATTAAATTTTAAGCGAATCTTAAGAATTTCCTTAGTACGACTTTATAATACGCTATTACTTTTATATAAGAATTAGCAACACTACACTTGAAAAGGAAAATAGATTCCCCCTGTTGACCATTAGATGTTATGGTTGGTTTTTAATGGTTGATTGGCAAAGGCTCTGAACAATGTTCGGGGCTTTTGTTTTTATGGATTATGGATGCAAATACATTCTTAAGCGAATCTTAAGAAACCTCTTAGATGGCTCTTAGATGCGCCAAATACATTTGTGATATAATTTTTAATAAACCAGCATAAAATGTTAGAACGTATAATCCAATACAGCATCCACCACAAATTAATTGTGCTTCTATTTACAGCGGGTATCGTAGGTTTTGGCCTTTATTCATTAGCCAATATACCAATAGGCGCAGTTCCCGACGTTACCAATAATCAGGTACAGGTGATAACAACCTCCAGAAACTTAGCTACGGAAGACGTAGAAAAGTTTTTGACCTATCCCGTGGAATTGGAAATGGCGAATTTGCCTGGAGTAAAAGAAATCCGTTCGGTATCAAAGTTTGGCCTATCCGTAGTTACCGTTGTTTTCAATGATAATATGGGTACATACTTACCCCGTCAGCTTATCGCGGAGAAAATTAAAAGTGCTGAAGAAAAAATACCGGCAGGCTTTGGCTCACCTTTTATGGGTCCAGTTTCCACAGGTTTGGGTGAAATATATCAATATATAATCGACGTTGATCCAAAATACAAGGAACGGTATTCATTATCCGATGTGCGCACAATTCAGGATTGGGTGGTAAAACGGCAACTTTCTGGCATTCCGGGTGTGGTAGAAGTAAATACTTGGGGAGGTTATCTAAAGACCTATGAAGTGACCATTAATCCTGAACGGCTCCGTGCTATGGACGTTTCCATGTTTGATGTGTTCAATGCATTGGAAAAAAACAATAGCGTTGCTGGCGGCGGTTATATTGAGAAAGCGAATGAGAGTTACTTTATCAGGGGCGAGGGTCTTGTGGGTTCCTTACAGGACATTGAAGATATTGTAGTAACAAATAAAGGAGACGTGCCGGTCTATGTTGGAGACATTGCTTAAGTAGGTTTTGGTCACGCCAACCGTTTTGGTGCGATCACGGGAAATGGTGAAGGAGAAAAAGTATTGGGCCAGGTAATGATGCTCAAAGATGCCAATTCCAATGCTGTTATCGAAGCGATAAAAGAACGCGTGGCCGAAATACAATCCTCATTGCCCCCAGGCATTTCCATTAATCCCTTTCTAGAGCGAAGTGAACTTATCGCGAAAACCACTTTTACAATTGCCGAAAACCTGATACTGGGGAGTTTAATTGTGATATTCGTTGTGGTGGTACTCTTGGGTAACCTGCGTTCTGGCTTGGTCGTTGCCTCCGTCATTCCATTATCGTTGCTATTTGCACTTTCCCTGATGTACCTCTTCGGCGTAGATGCCAACTTGATGAGCTTAGGGGCGATAGACTTCGGGATTATCATCGATGGTGCCGTAATTATTGTTGAATTTATTGCTTTTAAAATAACAAGTCAACGAGCTAAGATATTGGCACTTCCCAAAAACGAAAGACAAGGATTAATAGATAGCATTACTTTTCAAGGTGCTACTAAAATGATGAACTCCGCCGTTTTCGGGCAAATAATCATAATCATCGTATTTATACCAATTTTATCCTTGGTCAATGTAGAAGGTAAAATGTTCCGGCCTATGGCATTGGTATTCACTTTTGCCCTTATTGGCGCTATGGTGCTGTGTTTTACCTATATCCCGGTAATGGCTTCTCTGTTCATCAAACCTACCAATACCGAAAAAAGGACTATCTCATCCAGACTGATCAATTTTTTGGAAAGGAAATACCAACCTACCATCTCCTGGGCGTTGCGTAAAAAGAAATTGGTTCTGGGCATTGCAGTAGGACTATTGGTGTTTACCGGATTTCTATTTACGAGAATGGGAGGGGAATTCGTGCCAACCTTAGATGAAGGAGATTTTGTAATTCAACCTGTATTGAAAACCGGAACTTCATTGAGCAAAACTATCGAAGCAACAACCCGAATGGAAAAAATACTGAAAAAGTTTCCAGAAGTAGAGCAAGTTGTAAGTCGGATCGGTGCTGCCGAAGTACCTACGGATCCAATGTCCATGGAAGAAAGTGATGTTATAATCAAACTAAAACCAAAAGGCGAATGGGTATCTGCCAAGACTAAAAATGAACTGGCAGATAAATTTAAAGAGGCCTTATCGGAGATAGCAGGTGTTGATTTTGAATTTACCCAGCCTATAGAAATGCGATTTAACGAGCTGATTACGGGTGTACGTGCCGATTTGGCCATTAAGGTTTTTGGAGAGGATCTGGACATACTCTACAAAAAAGCTTTGGAAATTGAAAAGGCGATCCAAAACGTGGAAGGAGCTGCCGATATTATTGTAGAGAAAACTGCGGGACTGCCCCAGATGTCCGTGAAGTACGACCGCAGAAAAATTGCAAAATACGGATTGAACATTGAAGACTTGAACAAGGTCGTCACAATGGGTTTTGCAGGAATGACCGCAGGAACAGTTTTCGAAGGTGAAAAGCAATTTGATCTAGTGCTTCGTTATGACCAAGACCAAAGAAAGGATATCGAAAATTTAGAGATGGCTTCGATTGCTCTTCCCAATGGAATGCAGCTGCCATTAAGTGAATTCGCCAAAATAGGTTACACCAAGGGACCGGCAAAAATTTCGCGCGATGATACCAAGCGGCGTATAGTTGTAGGGGTGAACGTCCGTAACCGTGATCTGGAATCGGTAGTAAAAGATGTTCAAGCCATTATTGAAAGAGATATAAAGTTGCCAACTGGCTATTCGATAAGCTATGGAGGGCAATTTGAGAATCTTCGTACGGCAACGGCAAGATTAAAAATCGCCGTACCTATTGCGCTGGTTCTGATTTTCGTCTTACTCTACTTTGCATTCAATTCCGTAAAAGAAGCCTTGATGATTTATAGCGCCATTCCTTTATCTGCCATTGGAGGCGTGATGTTACTGTATATACGGGATCTGCCCTTTAGTATTTCGGCAGGTGTTGGCTTTATTGCTCTTTTTGGAATTGCCGTGCTAAACGGTATTGTATTGATCGAAGAATTTAAGGAACTCAAAGCACACGGGATAACCAATATTAACAAGCGAATTTTAATGGGTACAAAGAATAGGTTACGTCCTGTATTGTTAACAGCATCGGCAGCAGCTTTAGGCTTTTTGCCGATGGCAATTTCAACTTCGGCCGGTGCAGAGGTGCAAAGGCCGTTGGCAACAGTTGTTGTAGGAGGATTGATAACTGCTACTGCACTAACTCTAGTGGTATTGCCAATTTTATATGCAATGTTCGACAGAAAGGGACATCATCCTAAAGTTAAGAAAAAAGTAAATTTTAAAGCTCTTGGAGTTATTGCCTTTTTGTTCTTGCCTGTTTTTGCCATTGCCCAACAAAACCCTATTAATGCCCAACAAGCAGCACTAATAGCCATTGAAAACAATAACGGACTTAAGGCTTCTGCCAAAAGGATAGACCAATCCAAACAGTTGGTAGGAAGTGCCTTCAATTTGGACAAAACTCAGGTATATTATAATTATGACGAAAACAACATTGCCGAAAACGGTCGTCCATTGGATGTTTTCGGGGTGACTCAATCCATACAGTTCCCAACTATTTATGGGGCACAACGAAAGGTAGAAAAACAAAAAGTTGAGTTGTCCACCCAACATTATCTGTTAAATGAAAGAATCTTGACCAAAGAGGTTTATAAAGCCTATTACAATGTGGTTTACTATAATAGTCTTGTGCAACAATACACTTTTTTGGACAGTCTTTATGGGCAATTCTCCAGAGCTGCCAATAAGCGATATGATGTGGGGGAAACCAATTTATTGGAAAAACTAACTGCAGAGACCAAACAAAAAGAAATATCCATTTTGCTTTCACAAACAAAAGAGGACGTAGGAAAGGCATTTACGATGCTACATCAATGGATGCAGACGGATTCGTTGGTTACCATAGAGGAGAACCGTTTGCCCAGACTGGAATTGCAACCACCTAATTTTAGTGAGCATCCCGGGATTCTTTACTATGATTCAGCTCAAAAATTGAGCAAAGCCTCCCTCTCTTTGGAAAGACAAAGATTGCTTCCCGACTTGCATATATCAGTCTTCCAGGGCACTAACAATGGATTGGATGCAAAGCGATATAATGGATTTCAAGCGGGCGTATCGATTCCCTTATGGTTTGGGGCGAACAAAGCGAAAATCAATGCCGCAAAAACAGAAACTATGATAATGATTGATGAATCTGAAAATTACAAGATTCAACTGGAATCAAGGTATCAAGGCCTGTTGTCCGATTTAAACAAATTTCAGGAAGGCGTTGATTATTATGAAACCACAGGTGGCAAACTTGCAAAAGAACTAACTACGAGTGCATCAAAA
This region of Aequorivita marisscotiae genomic DNA includes:
- a CDS encoding response regulator transcription factor — encoded protein: MRILIVEDEPGIYNFLKQGLEEESYAVDIAEEGKKGLQLALSGEYDLLLLDWMVPGLSGIEICRQFRKEFKDTPVILLTAKDTVDETIFGLQAGANDYIKKPFHFEELLERIKVQLRPKSGEHSIFKLGNIILNTATHQVHKDKEEISLTQKEFALLEYLIRNKGIVCRRSRIIESVWDIHFEYNTGVIDVYINALRKKLKLGEDENYIQTVRGVGYVAKEV
- a CDS encoding TolC family protein; its protein translation is MFDRKGHHPKVKKKVNFKALGVIAFLFLPVFAIAQQNPINAQQAALIAIENNNGLKASAKRIDQSKQLVGSAFNLDKTQVYYNYDENNIAENGRPLDVFGVTQSIQFPTIYGAQRKVEKQKVELSTQHYLLNERILTKEVYKAYYNVVYYNSLVQQYTFLDSLYGQFSRAANKRYDVGETNLLEKLTAETKQKEISILLSQTKEDVGKAFTMLHQWMQTDSLVTIEENRLPRLELQPPNFSEHPGILYYDSAQKLSKASLSLERQRLLPDLHISVFQGTNNGLDAKRYNGFQAGVSIPLWFGANKAKINAAKTETMIMIDESENYKIQLESRYQGLLSDLNKFQEGVDYYETTGGKLAKELTTSASKSFQNGEIDFLQYVQLLESAKNIQINYLQNLNAYNATVLELNYLIN
- a CDS encoding cytochrome b/b6 domain-containing protein — encoded protein: MEKTKYSKIYRIIHWAIAVSFLLLLITIFLRLTWMNKYNVAEIIQDYLSGTDQVLTQDQLIALAKKIRQPMWDWHIYVGYVLVGLFSIRFILPAFGHMRIQNPFAKNLSIKEKFQKWTYIIFYLCVVTSLTTGLIIELGPKEFKKPMEEIHVLGLYYLIGFIVIHISGVLLAEFTVHKGIVSKIVSGTKKED
- a CDS encoding OsmC family protein produces the protein MKYQITASSTSNQDAVIHIKQSDIDFGTTSKTAETLPNPAELFLGAFAACMLKNVERFSEMMKFSYTKATVEVNATRIENPPRMDGISYSLTIFSNDKKLNTDLLKKNIEKFGTIYNTVRLSCSISGTINTISNV
- a CDS encoding sensor histidine kinase; translated protein: MKLSFRNRIALHYMIATAVIMVVAFIAVYFVVKETVYQNLDDDLSFEAEKHTGEIIIVGDSIKVRNKREWEEREHRDVQVNPVFIQILNKNGKFMDKSPNLKEDVLTFNPQQNYGGHFNETLNSIAIRQVQVPIEENGKIKGFILAAMSLESSKMVLLSLRNVLIISYLFLLVGLYFMSRYLAGRGIIPVKIITETTKRITKNNLNERVVLPQNKDELYELSSGINQLLQRIESAIERERQFTSDASHELRTPLATLKGTLEVLIRKPRERSEYEDKIKFSLTEIDRMTDTLEQLLLLARLDTSSKTVDQSLVPLPMIIDEILSRHKRHISQNKLKIDSHNDLALEILVPQYYTNLILDNIIGNAVKYSREASTIHISVFLQDSKVVCKVQDEGIGIKKEDLNNLFNHFFRSDALNHKSISGTGLGLSIAKKAADAINAEIHVESEFGLGTTFTIKF
- a CDS encoding ferredoxin reductase family protein, whose translation is MKNRDRYLILIFLVIVLPIFLWGLSFPQTTIKHNAYPIIVYGSQLFAVIGFSLFAFSFMLSTRIKVIEKYFGGLDKLYRIHHTIGKLAFFALLIHPVVLAVRWLPDNIAKTFWYLLPVHRKMEINLSSWALLGLTTLLLFTLVIKLPYDKWKITHKFMGLIFILGIVHVFGVAGFYEEKPLLAIYFIIISILGVSAFMYKAIFHKWAVKKYPFTVVKIDKLDERTMEITLRNESADFDYIPGQFCFFQFVNEGISMESHPFTICGSSKEGEINILVKSLGDYTNNLYKKLTLDSIALVEGPYGCFDYKLGKEKQIWIGGGVGIAPFISWCRDLEKNSMPGLEVELYYCVNSEAEAFHLHEFQKLEKALPNFRVTLSCSDKSGFLKVRDIGDTKNKTIFICGPKEMRSALLKDFKGLKIPKENIIFEDFDFI
- a CDS encoding VIT1/CCC1 transporter family protein; translation: MSELADDYLDNHYIHRSNWLRAAVLGANDGILSTASLAIGVAAASDFREPVILATVAGLVAGALSMAAGEYVSVSSQTDIETADIERERKELEEMPEIELQRLAEIYEKRGLKKQTALTVAKELTEKDALAAHVRDELGINEISQANPIQAALASGAAFTAGGVLPLLVALFLPFEHLEYYLYGSAILFLIILGGLAAKTGGSSIKRAVIRITFWGTVAMGLTALVGYLFNVNVG
- a CDS encoding heme-binding domain-containing protein; this encodes MKKVLKVILVIVIMAFIAIQFIRPAKNSGEEIAAKQITAKYEVPQEVQQILKVSCYDCHSNTTHYPWYSNIQPVAWWLDDHIVEGKDELNFSTFMEYPVWRQYKKFKEIGKEVKDGDMPMESYTFIHRDAVMSADQKSLVQTWVANTMKEMESEYPAKSLKKPK